From Anaerococcus urinomassiliensis:
TATCAAAAATCTACCAAGATAAGTTTAAAATGAATGGTCTAATCATCAAATTGAACGAAGAAGTATTTAAGCTCATTGATAAAAACTATACTGATATAAAAAATATAGATGTAATAGACAGGAAAAACACCGATATTTTAGAAAATGATGAGAAAATCTTATTAGATAAATTTGTCAAAAATCTGGTCAGCAAATATATCAAAGAGATAAAAATTGGAAATATAAAGATTAATCCAATCAGATACTCTGAGACAACAAATGAATGTCAATATTGTGATTATAAGGGAATATGCAAGTTTGATGAGTCAATTGATAGTGACAAGTATAGGGATTTTGATAAGGATAAGAAACTAGAAGATTTGAGAAGTGAGGAGGAAGACTGATGGCTGATATTAAGTATACAGATAACCAGCTAATGGCTATAAAGGAGCGTGATAAGAATATAATAGTATCAGCTGCAGCAGGTTCTGGTAAAACTAGGGTCCTAGTTGATAGAGTCATAGATTTACTTATAAACGATTACATCGACATAGACAAAATGGTAATTGTAACCTTCACAAACAAGGCATCTATAGAGATGAAAGATAGGATAAGACTTGCTTTAGAGAAACTTCTTGAAAATGACCCATCAAATAAATTTATAAAAAATCAAGTCAAACTTATAAAACATGCTCACATCCAAACTATGCACTCTTTTGCATCAGATATGCTCAGAGAGTATTTTTATTTTTTTGACAATTTATCACCAAGTTTTAAGGTAGTAAGTGAATCTACCAATGTATTACTCAAAGAATCAGCCATAGACGAAGTTTTTGATGAGGAATATGAAAAAGGAAGAGAGGAGTTTCATAAGTTTATCCACAACTTCTCAACTTCTAGAAACGACCGAAATGCAAAAAGTGTTGTTCTTCAAACTTACGAAAAATCAACTTCACAAATTGACCCTATAGCTTGGTTGGGATCCAAGACTGAAAATTCCTTTGATTTTAATATTTTCATAGAAATTATAGAGAAAAAATTATCTGACATAGAAAAATCAATTCTAGATACCAATCAAATAGTAGAAAATGCCGGACTTAGAGAAGAGTATGCAAATCTATTTGCAAGTGACTTGGATATAGTTAGAAATCTTAGCGCACTTGCATTTAAGGACTGGGATCTTTTTATTGAGAAGATATCAAAGGTCAATTTTCCAACCATGGTCCGTGCAAGAAAAGACGAAAAGGACATCCAGACCATATTAAAGAAAAATAGAGATGCCTACAAGAAGGATATTAAGACCGTATCTTCTTTGGTCCTTAACACAAATTCTTCTATAATTGAAGATTTTTCAAAAAGAGAACTAGGTATTCTAAAAGAGTTAGCAAAGCTATGTAAATCTTTTATGGGAAAATACCAGGCAAAAAAGAATGAGAAGTCTTACCTTGACTTTAACGATATGGAAGCTTACTTCATAAAATTACTGGAAAATGAAGAGGCACTAGCTGTTATCAAAGATAGATTTACCTATATATTTTTTGATGAGTACCAGGATTCCAACGAAATCCAAAACTATATAATTGAAAAGTTAAAGACAGAGGACAATTTGTTTTTTGTAGGTGATGTCAAGCAGTCAATCTACGGATTTCGTAGGGCAAGGCCAGATTTATTTTTAGATAAACTTGACCAATATGAGAAATCTAGTAATAAATCCATGAGGATAAACCTAAATGAAAACTTTAGAACAGACTCAGATATACTAAAATTTGACAACTTTATCTTTGAAAGACTGATGACAAAAGATTCCTCGGGCATAGATTACAAAAACGGTGGTCATAGTTTAAACCCAACCCAAAGCTTTGACTATCCTAGTCCCAAAGCAGAGATTCACATCATAGATAAGGGGATAGATGAGGCAAATCATATAGCAGAAACCATCAAAGATTTATTAGATGAAGGCTACGAATACAAGGACATAGCAATACTTCTAAGGTCAGGAGCTAAGTCCTACATCTACGAAAATGCCTTTAAGGATGCGGAAATCCCATTTTTTAATGATATATCAAAAGTTTCCTTTGGAGCTGTTGAGGTAACATTTTTCAAAAATATCTTACATTTAATAGCTAATCCGAAGGACGAGCTTGCACTTCTATCGGTTCTTCAAAGTGAGATATATGAATTTAGCGAAGATGACTTAGCTCAAATTAGACTAAATACAGATGCAACAAGTTTTGCCAAAGCTTTTGACGATTATGCTATCAAGGGAGATATTTTAAATAAAATCATAGATTTCAAAACGGAAATGACGACCTATAATTATAGACTTTCTCTAATGAGCCTATACGAATTTGGAAATTTCATCTTTGAAAACTCTGGCTATTACAATTATCTAATGGCTAGAGATAGGGCAAATGACAGAATCGCCAATGTAGAGGCCTTCATAGATTTAATGGGTGAGTATGAAGAAAATAACGACGACGGTCTATTTGGCTTCCTAGACTATGCAGAAAATCTAAGTCTTTACCAAACTGATAATCTAAATGCAGTAAGAGATTTATCAGAAAATGAAAACCTAGTTAGGATAATGACCATTCACAAATCCAAGGGTTTGGAATTCCCAGTGGTAATCTTGGCTGATACGGCAAAAAGATTTAATATCAACCATCTTCGATCCAATATATCCTTTGACGATGATCTTGGTATAGGAATCAATGTGGCAGATTATGAAAATAAGGTCAAGCTTTCATCTATAAGAAGAGATATTATAAACGAGAAAACAACTATAGAAAATAGAAAAGAAGAGATCAGAGTTCTCTATGTTGCTCTTACCAGACCTATAAATAAATTAATTATAGTGGGGGAGAAAGATATAGATAAGCTTGGCAAATACATTGGCAGGAATGATTTTCTCAATATGACTTCATACATTGATTGGATAATTTCGATACTGTCTACTGACAAAATAGCAAGCGAAATAAATGATGGGAACTATGTATCAAATGAGCTGGCATCCATAGCAAGGCTTGATCTAGTAAAAGAAGAAAAAGAATATAAAAGTTTTCACATGGTTGATATAAAAGATATACTAGAAGATCAAAAAGTAAATGAGAAAATCTATCAGAAAATGTTAGAAATTTATGAAAATCCCTACAAAAACCTAGCAGATACACAGGAATCCATCAAAAAATCAGTAACAGAAATTACCAAAAACTTCAACCCAGAAGAAGATGGATACGAATTGCCAGCCTATGATCGCTTTAAGGAATATGGAGAATTTAGAAAGCCAAACTTTATCACAGAAATTAGAGACTTAAAGCCAACTGACATAGGAACTATCATTCACAAAGTTTTCCAAGCTTTGGAATATAAAGAATATGATATGGATAGTTTAGAAAAGAGTTTTGATAAGCTTATAAAAGAAAGGAAAATCAGATCTGAAGAATTAAAAGTAGTTGATAAGGAGAAAATACTTAGTTATTACGCACATCCAAATATAAAAAATCTCTATCAAAAGGCTAAAAATCTAAGAAAAGAAGAATCTTTTTTGATGAAATATGAAGACTATTATGTCAATGGGCAGATAGATTTGATATTTGAATTTGAGGATTATGCCATTCTTTTGGACTTTAAAACAGATGCTATCAAAAGAAGCGGATTTTATGATGATCAGCTTAGAGTTTACAAAAAGGCTATTGAAGAGGCTCTAAAAAAAGAGGTAAAGGAATCATTTATTTATTGGTATAATATGGGGGAATTGGAACAAATAAGATAAATATTAACTTGGAACATGGCTGTAGGCTTATGTTCATAAGAAAGGTATTGAAAGATTTTAATGTATAATAAGATAAATTTATATCAAATACAATCTATTGATAGGCTTTATAGTCTCTAGGGATAGAAATTAGGCCTTTAGAATCTCCTAAATCTCTATCCCCAATTCCCATAAGCCATATAGCTAATTTTCCTAATTCTTATGAGTGGTTTTTAATAAAAGCCACCATTAATATGAATAATATCTCCAGTTATATAGGAAGCCTCATCTGATATCAGATATTTCACCAATCCAGCTATTTCTTCGGGCCTAGCAAATCTGTTTGATGATACTTCCTTTTTTAACTCTTCAATCTCCTCATCTGTGAAGTCATTTCTCATCATATCTGTTTCTACCATACCTGGGGCTATGGCATTTACTCTGATGCCTGATGGCGCTAGTTCTTTTGCCAAAGCTTTTGTGAACGTATTGATTCCTCCCTTTGATGTTGAGTATAGGGCCTCCATGCTCGCCCCAAAATCACCCCATATAGAGCTCATATTAATAATTACTCCGTATTGGTTTTTTATCATATTTGGTATGGCTCTTTTGCTATTTAAGAAAACTGAGTTCAAGTTTGTATTTATTACATCCTTCCATGTCTCAAACTCTATGTCCTGAATCAGAGAAAAGTGGGAGATACCTGCATTATTGATCAGTATATCAACGTGACCAAAATTTTTTTCGCCTACATCAAACATCATATTGACATCATCTTCATTCGATACGTCAGCCTTTATGGCAATCACATTTGGATTTGTTTCCCTAAGTTCATACAAAAGCTCAAAAGCTTTATCCTTGCTGTTTTTATAGTTTATTATTATATTGTAATTATCGTTAAGTCTTCTAGCAATTGCAGCACCAATCCCCCTAGAAGACCCTGTTATTAATACTGTTTTCATAGTATGATTATACATAAATAAAGCGTTTTAATAAAGGAGGCAACAATGAAGTATTTTAAACTAAACGATGGGATAGAAGTTCCTGCTATTGGACTTGGAACATTTAAAATTACTGAAGAAAAAGACATGGACCATACAATAGAATCAGCACTTGAGGCCGGATATACTTATTTTGATACAGCAAAATACTACCATAACGAGGATATTCTAGGCAAATACCTTAAAGAGTCTGGCAAGAAAAGATCAGAATACCAAATAGCAACCAAGGTTTGGCCAAGTGCTTTTGGTTATGATGCGACCAAAAAGTCCTTGGACGACTCCCTAAAAGATTTAAAGGTTGACTATATTGATGTTGCACTCATTCACTGGTATGGAGAGGGCTATAAGGAAACTTGGGAAGTTTTCAATGATTATAAAGACCAAGGCCTTATCAAGTCAATAGGTGTATGTAACTTCTCTATTAATCAAATGACAGAACTTTTAAAAGAAGATCCGGCTCCTGTTCTTGATCAACTAGAAAGCCATCCTCATTTGCAAGATGTGGACACTCACAACTTCCTAAAAGAAAATAATATCCTCCACCAGGCTTGGAGTCCACTTACCCAAGGCAAGTCGAATATATTTGAAGAAGAAGTAATCAAAAATCTTGCAAAAAAATATGGTAAAAGTCCAGCTCAAATCATACTAAAATGGAATATCAGCCGTAAAGTCATGGTCCTTGCCAAATCATCTCATAAAGAAAGAATAATAGAAAATATTGATATCTTCGACTTTGAACTTACAGGTGAAGATATGAAAGCAATGGCAAGTCTCGACAAAAGGAAGAGATACTCTGCAGATCCAGAAGATAAAAAATGGCTAGAAGAAGCAGCACATATGTAAGGACTTTTAGATAAGCAAAGAATTAGACAAAATAATACACAAAATTCCTACATAATCATTGCAAAATGATTACAAAGGGAATATAATTATAGTAGTCAGATATACTATTATATTAATAGATTAAAGGAGAAAGTTATGAAAAATAGCAAAATCTTAGCAGTAGCACTATCTGCTGGATTAGTATTTGGTGGAGCATATACTGTTAAATCAGCAAATGTTTCTTATGCAGATGGGGATACTCCTGTAACAGAATATGTAGACCTAGTTGATATGGAAATAGAACCAAGCGAAATGGGAGAACAACCAGTAAAAGATATTCCTGGTTATGTTTACCTAAGAACGGAATCTGATGATGCTGGCAATGTTACTCATGTTTATCACAATGTAACAGGTACAGCAGAAGATGAAGAAACGGTGCCATCAGATGATAATAAAGATGATGTAAGTGACAAAGAAAAAGAAGCAAAAGACTTAACTGATAAATTAAACAAAATAACAAAAGATATTCAAGATACATTAATAGAAAATGAAAAGAATATCGATGACAAAAAACCATCTGATGATGAAAATCCAGATGACAAAAAACCAGAAGATGATAAGAAACCTGAAGACGACAAAAAGCCAGAAGAAGGTAAAAAACCTGAAGAAGATAAAAAGCCAGAAGAAGATAAAAAACCTGAAAACAAAAAACCAGCAGGTAATAAATCTGACAACCCAAAAACTGGCGTAGGTGAAATGACATCTGTTGTATCAACACTAGCAATCTCAATGGCTGGTATTGTAGCAACAAGAAAGAAAAAATAATTCAAAACTTATATTAGATAATATTGCGCAAATTATCTGACTAGAAAAACTCGAGTAAAAACTCGAGTTTTTTGTATCTTAATATTCATAAATAAATAGTAAGATTTAGTTTCAATCGGCGATAACAGATAATGTGCTTTAGCTAGTTCAAAAAAAAGATGCCCCTTTTTGATGTGTACCCATAAAACTGGACACAATATTTAATTAATTATTAGTGGATGCTAACCTATATTTTGTAGGTGGCATCCATTTTGTTTTTGATTGAATCCTTTCGTTGTTGTAATAGTAAATATATTCCTCTATTACTTTTGAAAATTCTTCAAAAGAGCTATAGCTCTTTTCATATCCATAATAAACTTCATTTTTTAGCCTTCCAAAGAATGTTTCCATTATGGAGTTATCATAGCAATTCCCTTTTCTTGACATGGATTGTCTTATACCATGTCTTTTAAGCTCATTTACATAATATTCATGTTGGTATTGCCAACCTTGATCTGAATGTAGAATTAAGTTATCTAGTTTTGGAAATTTATTAAATGCTTTTTCTAACATATTTGATATCTGATTTAAGTTGGGACTTAAGGATAGGTCGTAAGAAATAATCTCATTGGTATACATATCAAGTATTGGAGATATGTAGCACTTACCCCAAGAGAATTTAAATTCTGACACATCAGTAGTCCATTTTTGTAGAGGTCTATCTGCCTTGAAATCTCTATTTATTATATTATCAGCTACTTTACCTACCTTCCCCTTATATGAGTGATATTTTTCCTTAGATCTTTTTCCAAATAGTTTTAGCTCATGCATTATTCTTTGAACTCTTTTATGATTTATGACATAACCTTGATTTATCAGATCCATATATACTCTTCTTACTCCATATCTTCCTTTGTGTAAGTTAAATATTTGAGTTATTTTATCTGCAATATGACTATTCTTAATCTTTATATTATCAACTTTGTTTATTTCAAAATAGTATGTTGATCTTGGCATATCAATAGCTTTTAAAAGATATTTTAGTCTGTATCCTTCTTCTTTGAGTTCTTTGACAATCGCTGCTTTTTCGCCTTGAGTTGCGCAGCGTAACGTTCTTCTCTCAAGGCGATCTCTTTTTTTATTATTTCATTTTCTGCCTTTATATATTCATTCTCTGCTCTAAGCCTTACTAGTTCTTCTCTTTCAGATTCATTAAGTTCTTTTACTTTATGGTTATTTTTACTTTTCATACTTGTATTTTTAGATTTACGGCCTTTCTTTTTATTAACAAGACCATTATATCCATAATTTTTATACTTGTTAACCCATGAATAGAGTTGTCCATCATTAATTCCATTTTCAATTGCTACAGACTTTATTGAATTTCCAGCTAACACCTTAGATACCATTTCTAACTTCTCATCAGGTGTCCAATTGATATTATTTCCATGTTTTAAAATTTCTGGTCCATGAAGTTCTTCTAACTTAAACCATATTCTAATTGAATCATGAAAGTTTTTTTCGTTGGTCCCTTCAGGTGTATCAGGCCATTTACCTTCCCTATACAATTGTACGCATTCTTTTTTGAATTCATAACTATATTTCATAAAAATACCCTCCTTACTGGTTTGTCCAGTAAAGAGGGTACATATCATTTAGGGAGCATCTAATTTTCCTTATTTTTTTTATTTATTTTTCTTTGATGCAAAAACTCCTGCACTTGCAAGGGCTAGGGTTGCGTATACGCTTGCTAGGCTTGCTACTCCTGTTTTTGGGTTTGAAGATTTTTTAGCACTTTTCTTAGATTCTACTTTTTTACTTGTATTTTTAAGATTTTTGTTTGCTTTTGGAGCTTTAGGGGACTTTTGACCTTCTTCGCCTTTTTCAGTAAATTTGATGTCTGATAATCTTGTTTCTAGGACTTCTATAGCAGAGTCAATTTCTTCTTGGCTAGTATACTCGCTATTTAGAACTTCATTAGCTCTATCAAGAGCATCTTGATATAGTTTTACATTTTCTTCATCTTGAACTAATTTGAATGATTTAGCGTGATTGATGTAATTCTCAAGTTTTGTCTTGTCGACTTTTTTGTCATTCATTTTTGGATTTTCTATAAAATCATCTGTTTTGTTGATAGTGTAGGCGTCGACAATCTTTCCTTCTGGATCCATTGTTGTTAGGTTGAATTTGTTTTGAGCAAAGCTTAGGGTAGAGAAGAGTTGGCTACGGTCGTCCAAGCTTCTTACTACAAACCATTGGTCTTCTCCGATTGGATTGTAGAATTTTGCTCCTGCAGATGCAGACATAGTTAGGAAAAGTGTTCCACGTGGGTTAGTGACCTCTCTTTTGTCATAATCTAGTTTTATACCATCTACTATTACCTTGCCATTGTTATAAATTCTGTTGTTGTAGGTTTCTGAATAGCCTTCTTTGATGCCCGCATTTTCATTTTTTGAATCTGTACCATAGGCTTCTTCAAAGCTCATCACCTGTTCTCCAGCAAGCATTTGACCAGTTCTGGTGTAGATGTGA
This genomic window contains:
- a CDS encoding UvrD-helicase domain-containing protein, with product MADIKYTDNQLMAIKERDKNIIVSAAAGSGKTRVLVDRVIDLLINDYIDIDKMVIVTFTNKASIEMKDRIRLALEKLLENDPSNKFIKNQVKLIKHAHIQTMHSFASDMLREYFYFFDNLSPSFKVVSESTNVLLKESAIDEVFDEEYEKGREEFHKFIHNFSTSRNDRNAKSVVLQTYEKSTSQIDPIAWLGSKTENSFDFNIFIEIIEKKLSDIEKSILDTNQIVENAGLREEYANLFASDLDIVRNLSALAFKDWDLFIEKISKVNFPTMVRARKDEKDIQTILKKNRDAYKKDIKTVSSLVLNTNSSIIEDFSKRELGILKELAKLCKSFMGKYQAKKNEKSYLDFNDMEAYFIKLLENEEALAVIKDRFTYIFFDEYQDSNEIQNYIIEKLKTEDNLFFVGDVKQSIYGFRRARPDLFLDKLDQYEKSSNKSMRINLNENFRTDSDILKFDNFIFERLMTKDSSGIDYKNGGHSLNPTQSFDYPSPKAEIHIIDKGIDEANHIAETIKDLLDEGYEYKDIAILLRSGAKSYIYENAFKDAEIPFFNDISKVSFGAVEVTFFKNILHLIANPKDELALLSVLQSEIYEFSEDDLAQIRLNTDATSFAKAFDDYAIKGDILNKIIDFKTEMTTYNYRLSLMSLYEFGNFIFENSGYYNYLMARDRANDRIANVEAFIDLMGEYEENNDDGLFGFLDYAENLSLYQTDNLNAVRDLSENENLVRIMTIHKSKGLEFPVVILADTAKRFNINHLRSNISFDDDLGIGINVADYENKVKLSSIRRDIINEKTTIENRKEEIRVLYVALTRPINKLIIVGEKDIDKLGKYIGRNDFLNMTSYIDWIISILSTDKIASEINDGNYVSNELASIARLDLVKEEKEYKSFHMVDIKDILEDQKVNEKIYQKMLEIYENPYKNLADTQESIKKSVTEITKNFNPEEDGYELPAYDRFKEYGEFRKPNFITEIRDLKPTDIGTIIHKVFQALEYKEYDMDSLEKSFDKLIKERKIRSEELKVVDKEKILSYYAHPNIKNLYQKAKNLRKEESFLMKYEDYYVNGQIDLIFEFEDYAILLDFKTDAIKRSGFYDDQLRVYKKAIEEALKKEVKESFIYWYNMGELEQIR
- the ymfI gene encoding elongation factor P 5-aminopentanone reductase; the encoded protein is MKTVLITGSSRGIGAAIARRLNDNYNIIINYKNSKDKAFELLYELRETNPNVIAIKADVSNEDDVNMMFDVGEKNFGHVDILINNAGISHFSLIQDIEFETWKDVINTNLNSVFLNSKRAIPNMIKNQYGVIINMSSIWGDFGASMEALYSTSKGGINTFTKALAKELAPSGIRVNAIAPGMVETDMMRNDFTDEEIEELKKEVSSNRFARPEEIAGLVKYLISDEASYITGDIIHINGGFY
- a CDS encoding aldo/keto reductase produces the protein MKYFKLNDGIEVPAIGLGTFKITEEKDMDHTIESALEAGYTYFDTAKYYHNEDILGKYLKESGKKRSEYQIATKVWPSAFGYDATKKSLDDSLKDLKVDYIDVALIHWYGEGYKETWEVFNDYKDQGLIKSIGVCNFSINQMTELLKEDPAPVLDQLESHPHLQDVDTHNFLKENNILHQAWSPLTQGKSNIFEEEVIKNLAKKYGKSPAQIILKWNISRKVMVLAKSSHKERIIENIDIFDFELTGEDMKAMASLDKRKRYSADPEDKKWLEEAAHM
- a CDS encoding IS3 family transposase, whose protein sequence is MVKELKEEGYRLKYLLKAIDMPRSTYYFEINKVDNIKIKNSHIADKITQIFNLHKGRYGVRRVYMDLINQGYVINHKRVQRIMHELKLFGKRSKEKYHSYKGKVGKVADNIINRDFKADRPLQKWTTDVSEFKFSWGKCYISPILDMYTNEIISYDLSLSPNLNQISNMLEKAFNKFPKLDNLILHSDQGWQYQHEYYVNELKRHGIRQSMSRKGNCYDNSIMETFFGRLKNEVYYGYEKSYSSFEEFSKVIEEYIYYYNNERIQSKTKWMPPTKYRLASTNN
- a CDS encoding helix-turn-helix domain-containing protein; amino-acid sequence: MKYSYEFKKECVQLYREGKWPDTPEGTNEKNFHDSIRIWFKLEELHGPEILKHGNNINWTPDEKLEMVSKVLAGNSIKSVAIENGINDGQLYSWVNKYKNYGYNGLVNKKKGRKSKNTSMKSKNNHKVKELNESEREELVRLRAENEYIKAENEIIKKEIALREERYAAQLKAKKQRLSKNSKKKDTD